A section of the Halichoerus grypus chromosome 11, mHalGry1.hap1.1, whole genome shotgun sequence genome encodes:
- the OR8D4 gene encoding olfactory receptor 8D4 — protein sequence MGTRNHSTVTGFLLSGLTSQPELQLPLFCLFLGIYAVTVVGNLGMISIIGLSSQLHTPMYHFLSSLSFLDVCYSSVITPRMLVGFLRSDKTISYSGCMTQLFFFCIFVISECYILAAMAYDRYVAICSPLLYHVLMSPRACSLLVAAGFSVGLTDAMIHGGCILRLTFCGPKVIKHYFCDIIPLIQLSCSSTYIDELLIFVIGGFNMVATSLTIIISYGFILSSILRIHSAQGRSKAFSTCSSHLTAVLIFYGTLMSMYLKPASSSSLIQEKVSSVFYTTVIPMLNPLIYSLRNKEVKNALMKLLKRKISL from the coding sequence ATGGGCACCAGAAATCATTCCACAGTGACTGGGTTTCTTCTTTCAGGACTAACCAGCCAACCCGAGCTTCAGCTGcctcttttctgcctcttcttaGGGATTTACGCAGTTACAGTGGTGGGAAATCTCGGCATGATCTCAATAATTGGCTTGAGTTCTCAACTCCACACCCCCATGTACCATTTCCTCAGTAGTTTGTCTTTTTTAGATGTGTGCTATTCTTCCGTTATTACCCCCAGAATGTTGGTAGGCTTTTTACGCAGCGACAAAACTATCTCCTATTCTGGATGCATGActcagctattttttttctgcatttttgtcaTTTCCGAGTGCTACATATTAGCTGCCATGGCCTACGATCGCTATGTGGCCATCTGCAGCCCCCTGCTCTACCATGTCCTCATGTCCCCTCGGGCCTGCTCTCTGCTGGTGGCTGCTGGCTTCTCAGTAGGATTAACCGATGCGATGATTCATGGAGGTTGCATCTTAAGGCTGACTTTCTGTGGCCCAAAAgtcattaaacattatttctgtgacATCATCCCACTTATTCAACTCTCTTGTTCAAGCACTTACATTGATGAGCTTTTGATCTTTGTCATTGGTGGATTTAACATGGTAGCCACCAGCCTGACAATCATCATTTCTTATGGCTTCATTCTCTCCAGCATCCTCCGCATCCACTCTGCCCAGGGCAGGTCCAAGGCCTTCAGCACCTGCAGCTCCCACTTGACAGCCGTTCTTATATTTTATGGAACTCTCATGTCCATGTATCTCAAACCTGCCTCCAGCAGTTCACTCATCCAGGAGAAAGTGTCCTCAGTATTTTACACCACTGTGATTCCCATGTTGAATCCCCTGATATACAGTCTGAGGaacaaggaagtgaaaaatgCACTCATgaaactcttaaaaagaaaaatatctttataa
- the LOC118529012 gene encoding LOW QUALITY PROTEIN: olfactory receptor 6M1-like (The sequence of the model RefSeq protein was modified relative to this genomic sequence to represent the inferred CDS: deleted 1 base in 1 codon), with translation MALRNQSTLTEFTLVSFPVIQELQILLFVVLLLVYMLTITGNTVIISLIWTDNRLQTPMYFFLNNLSFWGILFTTTITPKLLTCLLEEKKTISFAGCITQIYFSFFLGRVESILLAVMSFDRYVAICNPLCYTIIMNSRVCLLLVLGCWGGAFFSVLCPIIVVSTLPYCYREISHFFCDIAPLLQVACIDTHFIEMISFLLSSLVLLTLLVFTIVSYTYIISTILRIPSAQGRQKAFSTCASHITVVSIAYGSNIFMYVRPNQSHSLEFDKVTAVMTIVVTPLLNPFIYSLRNENVKEVLRESISRIVPSHSKGT, from the exons ATGGCTCTGAGAAACCAGAGTACCTTGACTGAATTCACGTTGGTCTCCTTTCCTGTCATCCAAGAACTTCAAATCTTGCTGTTTGTCGTTCTCCTGCTGGTTTATATGCTCACCATAACAGGAAACACTGTCATCATTTCCTTAATATGGACCGATAATCGTCTCCAAACACCcatgtatttcttccttaatAATTTGTCATTTTGG GGCATTTTGTTCACAACTACTATTACCCCAAAGTTGCTAACTTGTctcttagaagagaaaaaaaccatATCTTTTGCTGGCTGCATCACtcaaatttatttctccttctttctggGGAGAGTGGAGTCTATCCTCCTGGCGGTGATGTCCTTTGATCGCTACGTGGCCATCTGTAACCCCCTGTGCTACACCATCATCATGAACAGCAGGGTCTGTCTCCTGCTGGTTCTGGGCTGCTGGGGGGGAGCCTTCTTTTCAGTGCTGTGTCCAATTATTGTGGTGTCCACACTGCCTTACTGTTATAGAGAAATTAGCCATTTCTTCTGTGACATTGCCCCTTTGCTGCAAGTGGCCTGCATAGACACTCATTTCATTGAAATGATAAGCTTCCTCTTATCCTCCCTTGTCCTCCTAACCTTGCTGGTATTCACCATTGTGTCCTACACTTACATCATTTCTACCATCCTGCGCATCCCCTCAGCCCAAGGCCGTCAGAAGGCCTTCTCCACCTGTGCTTCTCACATCACGGTTGTGTCCATTGCCTACGGGAGCAACATCTTCATGTACGTGAGGCCCAACCAGAGCCACTCGCTGGAGTTTGATAAAGTGACAGCTGTCATGACCATAGTGGTGACCCCTCTTCTGAACCCTTTCATTTACAGCTTGAGGAATGAAAATGTAAAGGAGGTCTTGAGAGAGTCAAT